A section of the Pimelobacter simplex genome encodes:
- a CDS encoding Rv3143 family two-component system response regulator, whose amino-acid sequence MTSPKTLKVLVYSDDVHTREQVILALGRRPHPDLPELEYVEVATEPVVIQNMDAGHVALAILDGEAVPAGGMGIAKQLKDEILDCPPLLVLTGRPQDAWLATWSRADAAVPHPIDPIQLAEAVVSLLRARVPA is encoded by the coding sequence GTGACGTCTCCCAAGACTCTGAAGGTGCTCGTCTACAGCGACGACGTGCACACCCGCGAGCAGGTCATCCTGGCGCTGGGACGCCGTCCCCACCCGGACCTGCCCGAGCTCGAGTACGTCGAGGTCGCCACCGAGCCCGTCGTCATCCAGAACATGGATGCCGGCCACGTCGCGCTCGCGATCCTGGACGGCGAGGCGGTCCCGGCCGGTGGCATGGGCATCGCCAAGCAGCTCAAGGACGAGATCCTCGACTGCCCGCCGCTCCTCGTGCTCACCGGACGGCCCCAGGACGCCTGGCTGGCCACCTGGTCGCGGGCGGACGCCGCCGTCCCGCACCCGATCGACCCGATCCAGCTCGCGGAGGCAGTCGTCTCGCTGCTCCGCGCCCGCGTCCCCGCCTGA
- the trpD gene encoding anthranilate phosphoribosyltransferase: MATWPDVLGALVAGEDLTPAQATWAMGEILAGSATPAQIAGFVVALRAKGESIEELTGLVEAMYDVMTPIAVPGRVLDVVGTGGDRSFSVNISTMAAIVAAGAGARVVKHGNRSASSQSGTADVLEALGVRLDLPADRVAEVAEEAGITFCFAALFHPAMRHAAVPRRELGIGTAFNVLGPLANPTKPAAQAIGCADPRLAPVMAGVFARRGVDAWVFRGDDGLDELTTTTTSKLWVVHGGEVTPVSVDPAALGFAPATTEDLRGGDAAHNAGVVLRLLDGETGPVRDAVLLNAGAALAVYDAPGTPVAESLPAGIARAAQAIDSGAARATLERWVAATST; encoded by the coding sequence GTGGCGACCTGGCCTGACGTCCTCGGCGCCCTCGTCGCCGGGGAGGACCTGACGCCTGCCCAGGCGACCTGGGCGATGGGCGAGATCCTCGCCGGATCGGCCACGCCGGCCCAGATCGCCGGCTTCGTCGTGGCGCTGCGCGCCAAGGGCGAGTCGATCGAGGAGCTCACCGGCCTCGTCGAGGCCATGTACGACGTGATGACGCCCATCGCGGTGCCCGGCCGGGTGCTCGACGTGGTCGGCACCGGCGGCGACCGGTCGTTCTCGGTCAACATCTCGACCATGGCGGCGATCGTGGCCGCGGGCGCCGGCGCGCGCGTGGTCAAGCACGGCAACCGCTCGGCCTCGTCGCAGTCCGGCACCGCCGACGTCCTCGAGGCGCTCGGCGTCCGCCTGGACCTGCCCGCCGACCGCGTCGCCGAGGTGGCCGAGGAGGCGGGCATCACCTTCTGCTTCGCCGCGCTCTTCCACCCCGCCATGCGCCACGCCGCCGTACCGCGCCGCGAGCTCGGCATCGGCACCGCCTTCAACGTGCTCGGCCCGCTGGCCAACCCGACCAAGCCCGCCGCCCAGGCGATCGGCTGCGCCGACCCGCGCCTGGCGCCGGTGATGGCCGGCGTCTTCGCCCGCCGCGGCGTCGACGCGTGGGTGTTCCGCGGGGACGACGGGCTCGACGAGCTCACCACGACCACCACCTCGAAGCTGTGGGTCGTCCACGGCGGCGAGGTCACCCCGGTCTCCGTCGACCCGGCCGCCCTCGGCTTCGCGCCGGCCACCACCGAGGACCTGCGCGGCGGCGACGCCGCGCACAACGCCGGTGTCGTGCTGCGCCTGCTCGACGGCGAGACCGGACCCGTCCGCGACGCGGTCCTGCTCAACGCCGGTGCCGCCCTGGCCGTCTACGACGCCCCGGGCACGCCGGTCGCCGAGTCGCTGCCCGCCGGGATCGCCCGCGCGGCGCAGGCCATCGACTCCGGGGCCGCGCGCGCCACGCTCGAGCGCTGGGTGGCGGCGACCTCAACCTGA
- a CDS encoding Lrp/AsnC family transcriptional regulator — MITAIVFVQAETARIPEVAEAIAALEGVSEVYSVTGQIDLIALVRVSSHEDIATVVADRLNKVDGVVDTETHIAYRAYSRHDLEAAFSLGLD, encoded by the coding sequence ATGATCACCGCCATCGTCTTCGTCCAGGCCGAGACCGCCCGGATCCCCGAGGTCGCCGAGGCGATCGCGGCGCTGGAGGGCGTGAGCGAGGTCTACTCGGTGACCGGCCAGATCGACCTGATCGCCCTGGTCAGGGTCAGCTCGCACGAGGACATCGCCACCGTGGTCGCCGACCGGCTCAACAAGGTCGACGGCGTCGTGGACACCGAGACCCACATCGCCTACCGCGCCTACTCCCGCCACGACCTCGAGGCGGCCTTCTCGCTCGGGCTCGACTAG
- a CDS encoding DEDD exonuclease domain-containing protein has product MTTTSSADQRWELQRGFDELGRPLRDVTFCVVDLETTGGSPGDGDQITEIGAVKVRGGEVLGEFQTLVNPHTAIPAFIAVLTGITNGMVADAPPIEAALPAFLEFAAGSVLVAHNARFDVGFLKNDARRLDIIWPDFEILDTVKLARHVVTRDESPNHKLSSLARVFRSATTPNHRALEDARATVDVLHGLMERLGGLGVQTLEELQGYSAKVASVTRRKRHLADQLPHAPGVYLFRDEGSRVLYIGTSRDLRRRVRSYFTASEKRSRIGEMVQIAASVSAVECATPLEASVRELRLIAEHKPPYNRRSRHPEKVTWLKLTREAWPRLSLVKRVLDDDADYLGPFSSKAAAESSLAALHEVFPIRQCRDRLARKPRRSACVLAEMGRCLSPCDGSVDPQTYAAVVRQLRDTLLRRPDDVVDLVHARMSALADEERFEEAAHHRDRLADFVRAAARTQRLTALTGCPEVVAARREDDGRWAVHVVRHGRLAAAGVIPAGTDAVAYVEGLRASAETVLPTIGPTPAATAEESEQILRWLESPGVRLVEVVGEWACPVQGAGRHTARSAPRIKEPPLE; this is encoded by the coding sequence ATGACCACCACCTCGTCCGCGGACCAGCGCTGGGAGCTCCAGCGCGGCTTCGACGAGCTCGGCCGCCCGCTGCGCGACGTGACGTTCTGCGTGGTCGACCTCGAGACCACGGGCGGCTCCCCCGGCGACGGCGACCAGATCACCGAGATCGGCGCGGTCAAGGTGCGCGGCGGCGAGGTGCTCGGCGAGTTCCAGACCCTGGTCAACCCGCACACGGCGATCCCGGCGTTCATCGCGGTGCTGACCGGCATCACCAACGGCATGGTCGCCGACGCGCCCCCGATCGAGGCGGCGCTGCCGGCCTTCCTCGAGTTCGCCGCCGGCTCGGTGCTGGTCGCTCACAACGCCCGGTTCGACGTCGGCTTCCTCAAGAACGACGCGCGCCGCCTCGACATCATCTGGCCCGACTTCGAGATCCTCGACACGGTCAAGCTCGCCCGGCACGTGGTGACCCGCGACGAGTCGCCCAACCACAAGCTGTCGTCGCTGGCCCGCGTCTTCCGCTCCGCCACGACGCCCAACCACCGCGCGCTCGAGGACGCCCGGGCCACCGTCGACGTGCTCCACGGCCTCATGGAGCGCCTCGGGGGCCTCGGCGTCCAGACGCTCGAGGAGCTCCAGGGCTACTCCGCCAAGGTCGCCTCGGTGACCCGCCGCAAGCGCCACCTCGCCGACCAGCTCCCCCACGCGCCGGGCGTCTACCTGTTCCGCGACGAGGGTTCCCGGGTGCTCTACATCGGTACGTCGCGCGACCTGCGGCGCCGGGTCCGCAGTTACTTCACCGCCTCCGAGAAGCGCTCGCGGATCGGCGAGATGGTCCAGATCGCGGCGTCGGTCAGCGCCGTCGAGTGCGCGACCCCGCTCGAGGCGTCGGTGCGCGAGCTGCGCCTCATCGCCGAGCACAAACCGCCCTACAACCGCCGCTCGCGCCACCCCGAGAAGGTCACCTGGCTCAAGCTCACCCGCGAGGCGTGGCCGCGGCTCTCGCTGGTCAAGCGAGTGCTCGACGACGACGCCGACTACCTCGGGCCGTTCTCGTCCAAGGCGGCCGCCGAGAGCTCGCTGGCCGCGCTCCACGAGGTGTTCCCGATCCGGCAGTGCCGCGACCGCCTGGCCCGCAAGCCGCGGCGCAGTGCCTGCGTGCTCGCCGAGATGGGGCGCTGCCTGTCCCCCTGCGACGGCAGCGTCGACCCCCAGACCTACGCCGCGGTCGTGCGCCAGCTGCGCGACACCCTGCTGCGCCGTCCCGACGACGTCGTCGACCTGGTCCACGCGCGGATGAGCGCGCTGGCCGACGAGGAGCGCTTCGAGGAGGCCGCCCACCACCGCGACCGGCTCGCCGACTTCGTCCGGGCCGCCGCCCGGACCCAGCGGCTCACCGCGCTCACCGGCTGTCCCGAGGTGGTCGCCGCGCGCCGCGAGGACGACGGTCGCTGGGCGGTCCACGTCGTGCGCCACGGCCGGCTGGCCGCGGCGGGCGTCATCCCGGCCGGCACCGACGCCGTCGCCTACGTCGAGGGGCTGCGCGCCAGCGCCGAGACCGTCCTGCCCACGATCGGCCCGACCCCGGCGGCGACGGCCGAGGAGTCCGAGCAGATCCTGCGCTGGCTGGAGTCGCCCGGCGTGCGGCTGGTCGAGGTGGTCGGCGAGTGGGCCTGCCCGGTCCAGGGCGCCGGGCGCCACACCGCCCGATCGGCGCCGCGCATCAAGGAGCCGCCCCTAGAGTGA
- a CDS encoding histidine phosphatase family protein, protein MPVRHLYLARHGEPGDDGGLTERGLQQAALLGRRLAGVPLRSVRHGPLPRAEQTARRLVQELAPDVPVSVLGAAGDYVPHIPAPGDLDSLPAEHRAALQDSLADVSPTEATEGAALAAEALRLLTGPEDGPDEGHHLVVTHAFTIGWLVAHACAAPPWRWWGLNHGHAALTVLRYAPDRPPSLVVFNDMAHLPDALRWTGFPEHLRL, encoded by the coding sequence ATGCCCGTGCGCCATCTCTACCTCGCCCGCCACGGCGAGCCCGGCGACGACGGCGGGCTGACCGAGCGTGGGCTCCAGCAGGCCGCCCTCCTCGGCCGGCGGCTGGCGGGCGTCCCCCTGCGGTCGGTCCGGCACGGCCCGCTGCCGCGGGCCGAGCAGACCGCGCGGCGCCTCGTCCAGGAGCTCGCGCCGGACGTGCCGGTGAGCGTGCTGGGCGCCGCGGGTGACTACGTCCCCCACATCCCCGCACCCGGCGACCTCGACAGTCTCCCCGCGGAGCACCGTGCGGCCCTCCAGGACTCCCTCGCGGACGTCTCGCCCACCGAGGCGACCGAGGGCGCGGCGCTCGCCGCCGAGGCCCTCCGGCTGCTGACCGGCCCGGAGGACGGCCCCGACGAGGGCCACCACCTCGTCGTGACCCACGCCTTCACCATCGGCTGGCTGGTCGCGCACGCCTGTGCCGCCCCGCCGTGGCGCTGGTGGGGGCTCAACCACGGCCACGCCGCGCTCACCGTGCTGCGCTACGCGCCCGACCGGCCGCCGTCCCTGGTCGTGTTCAACGACATGGCGCACCTGCCCGACGCGCTGCGCTGGACCGGCTTCCCCGAGCACCTGAGGCTCTGA
- a CDS encoding C40 family peptidase, with product MSAATSPAQAKPDIETVRAKVDRLFHESEQAAERYNDARLELGELNEDLSSLEADQTRQGDALDGVRSDVRASIIQRYQSGGLGPAGELLASDSEGFLDELSTSATVGDLQDSLLTSYGTELKAYSIRKDQTEKRRDDIVELKETLAEQKKTADAKLAEAKELLSKLEAEQRAAIMSRDSGRPVDASSIPASGRAAVAIKYALAQVGDAYVWGAAGPNAFDCSGLTMMAYAQADVSLPHSSRAQYSSGTHVAKSDLQPGDLVFYYSPISHVGIYLGNGMIVHAANPGAGVKVSDLDEMPYAGAVRPG from the coding sequence GTGAGTGCGGCCACCAGTCCCGCGCAGGCCAAGCCGGACATCGAGACCGTGCGGGCCAAGGTCGACCGGCTCTTCCACGAGTCCGAGCAGGCCGCCGAGCGCTACAACGACGCCCGCCTCGAGCTCGGCGAGCTCAACGAGGACCTCAGCTCCCTCGAGGCCGACCAGACCCGCCAGGGCGACGCCCTCGACGGCGTCCGCTCCGACGTGCGCGCCTCGATCATCCAGCGCTACCAGTCCGGCGGCCTCGGCCCGGCCGGCGAGCTGCTGGCCTCCGACTCCGAGGGCTTCCTCGACGAGCTCTCCACCAGCGCCACCGTGGGCGACCTGCAGGACTCCCTGCTGACCTCCTACGGCACCGAGCTCAAGGCCTACTCGATCCGCAAGGACCAGACCGAGAAGCGCCGCGACGACATCGTCGAGCTCAAGGAGACCCTGGCCGAGCAGAAGAAGACCGCCGACGCCAAGCTCGCCGAGGCCAAGGAGCTGCTCTCCAAGCTCGAGGCCGAGCAGCGCGCCGCGATCATGTCCCGCGACTCCGGTCGTCCGGTCGACGCCTCCTCGATCCCGGCCAGCGGTCGCGCGGCCGTCGCGATCAAGTACGCGCTCGCCCAGGTCGGCGACGCCTACGTCTGGGGTGCTGCCGGTCCCAACGCCTTCGACTGCTCGGGCCTGACGATGATGGCCTACGCCCAGGCCGACGTGAGCCTGCCGCACTCCTCGCGCGCCCAGTACAGCAGCGGCACGCACGTCGCCAAGAGCGACCTGCAGCCGGGCGACCTGGTCTTCTACTACAGCCCGATCAGCCACGTCGGCATCTACCTCGGCAACGGCATGATCGTCCACGCCGCCAACCCCGGCGCCGGCGTCAAGGTCTCCGACCTCGACGAGATGCCCTACGCCGGAGCGGTCCGCCCGGGCTGA
- a CDS encoding basic secretory family protein: MPGSGRVLPALLLCVALVASGCSGDDYVAPPPPTTSEVADPVAAAATVTALQDAIRSGDADAAAGLGSSPEASALLAAVVGNATALGLDDVSLRYVTETGRTDGGDGWDAQVALTWRVGGFDTASSRTEVPFSFAAGGSRIAALDVGQGRLPLWLGGPLDVRRAGPVLVAAAEPARARRYLPAARRALDQVRAVVGGRTGLVVEVPADSAGLHRALGVEQGRYDAIAAITAPVDGVAVAGSPIHVFLDRPVYDALDPVAAQVVMTHEAVHALTDAPLAQRAPMWLVEGFADYVALRDVDLPSSRTAAQIARQVRTDGLPDALPATSDFDPAASHLGAVYEAAWLVCVTLAAHRGERALVDIYRQVLEGQDFAAALRSGFGWSERDLTAAWRDRLADLAGVAG; encoded by the coding sequence ATGCCCGGGTCCGGACGGGTCCTGCCGGCGCTGCTGCTCTGCGTCGCGCTGGTCGCGAGCGGGTGCTCGGGTGACGACTACGTCGCACCGCCCCCGCCGACGACCAGCGAGGTCGCCGACCCGGTCGCGGCCGCCGCCACAGTGACCGCGCTGCAGGACGCGATCCGCTCCGGTGACGCCGACGCGGCTGCCGGGCTGGGGTCCTCGCCCGAGGCGTCGGCCCTGCTCGCCGCGGTGGTCGGCAACGCCACCGCGCTGGGACTGGACGACGTGAGCCTGCGTTACGTCACCGAGACCGGGCGCACCGACGGCGGCGACGGCTGGGACGCCCAGGTGGCGCTCACCTGGCGGGTCGGCGGCTTCGACACCGCCTCGTCGCGCACCGAGGTCCCGTTCTCGTTCGCCGCGGGCGGCAGCCGGATCGCTGCGCTCGACGTCGGGCAGGGGCGGTTGCCGCTGTGGCTCGGCGGGCCGCTCGACGTACGGCGTGCGGGGCCGGTGCTCGTCGCCGCCGCGGAGCCGGCCCGGGCCCGGCGCTACCTGCCCGCAGCACGCCGCGCGCTCGACCAGGTCCGCGCGGTGGTCGGGGGCCGTACCGGCCTCGTCGTCGAGGTCCCCGCCGACAGCGCCGGCCTGCACCGCGCGCTGGGCGTCGAGCAGGGCCGCTACGACGCGATCGCGGCGATCACCGCACCGGTCGACGGCGTCGCCGTCGCGGGCAGCCCGATCCACGTCTTCCTCGACCGCCCGGTCTACGACGCGCTCGACCCGGTCGCCGCCCAGGTCGTGATGACCCACGAGGCCGTCCACGCCCTCACCGACGCGCCGCTGGCCCAGCGCGCGCCGATGTGGCTGGTCGAGGGCTTCGCCGACTACGTCGCGCTGCGCGACGTCGACCTGCCGAGCAGCCGTACGGCCGCCCAGATCGCGCGCCAGGTCCGTACCGACGGCCTGCCCGACGCGCTGCCGGCGACCAGCGACTTCGACCCGGCGGCGAGCCACCTCGGCGCGGTCTACGAGGCGGCGTGGCTGGTCTGCGTGACGCTCGCCGCGCACCGGGGGGAGCGGGCCCTGGTCGACATCTACCGCCAGGTGCTCGAGGGCCAGGACTTCGCCGCTGCGCTGCGCTCGGGCTTCGGCTGGAGCGAGCGGGACCTGACCGCCGCCTGGCGCGACCGGCTGGCCGACCTCGCGGGAGTGGCGGGCTAG
- a CDS encoding M48 family metalloprotease encodes MENRSAVRRVALGTVLIGVAAFVLIATTQVPWHPVPGGTPDPVAASSVFSRAEIDRAEHVALWGRVWSWSSLAVSLAVACWLGFGRTGRALVARLRGWWWVRVLVVVTVLTLVGELVTLPFGIALRRLRLDEGLAAGSWGAWTLDVVKGDLVAIVTTALAVIALVACIRRLPRLWPAVAGLAAAGLVVLGSFVYPVVVEPVFNHFTPLPDGPLRTQILDLAQTEDVKVDDVLVADASRRTTTLNAYVSGFGQTRRVVLYDTLVDSSPTDETLSVVAHELAHAKYDDVMTGTALGAAGALLGVGLLGLLLPVPRRPRGGDTADEEGNKADEAGAGGEAGDESYLGGVGVVPRVLALVAIGTLLAAPVQNGISRQLETRADQTALEVTKAPQAFVDLQRRLALRSHADPTPPEWSQWWFGSHPTVLQRIGLANQFEAKG; translated from the coding sequence GTGGAGAACCGATCGGCAGTACGCCGGGTGGCCCTCGGCACGGTCCTGATCGGGGTCGCGGCCTTCGTCCTCATCGCGACGACCCAGGTGCCGTGGCATCCCGTCCCCGGCGGCACACCCGACCCGGTCGCCGCCTCGTCGGTGTTCAGCCGGGCCGAGATCGACCGCGCCGAGCACGTCGCCCTGTGGGGCCGGGTGTGGAGCTGGTCGTCGCTGGCGGTCTCGCTCGCCGTGGCCTGCTGGCTGGGCTTCGGCCGGACCGGCCGCGCGCTCGTCGCCCGGCTCCGCGGCTGGTGGTGGGTGCGCGTGCTGGTCGTCGTCACCGTACTGACCCTCGTCGGCGAGCTGGTCACGTTGCCCTTCGGCATCGCGCTGCGCCGACTGCGCCTCGACGAGGGCCTCGCCGCGGGCTCGTGGGGCGCCTGGACGCTCGACGTGGTCAAGGGCGACCTCGTCGCCATCGTGACCACCGCGCTCGCCGTCATCGCCCTGGTCGCCTGCATCCGCCGCCTGCCCCGGCTGTGGCCCGCCGTCGCCGGCCTCGCCGCCGCCGGACTGGTGGTGCTCGGCTCGTTCGTCTACCCGGTCGTCGTGGAGCCGGTGTTCAACCACTTCACGCCCCTGCCGGACGGCCCGCTGCGCACCCAGATCCTCGACCTCGCGCAGACCGAGGACGTCAAGGTCGACGACGTCCTCGTCGCTGACGCCTCACGGCGCACGACCACCCTCAACGCCTACGTCTCCGGCTTCGGCCAGACCCGCCGGGTGGTCCTCTACGACACCCTCGTCGACAGCTCGCCCACCGACGAGACGCTCTCGGTGGTGGCCCACGAGCTCGCGCACGCCAAGTACGACGACGTGATGACCGGCACCGCGCTCGGCGCGGCCGGGGCGCTGCTCGGCGTCGGGCTGCTGGGGCTGCTGCTGCCGGTGCCGCGGCGCCCACGCGGGGGTGACACGGCCGACGAGGAAGGCAACAAGGCCGACGAGGCCGGGGCCGGCGGCGAGGCCGGCGACGAGTCATACCTGGGCGGGGTGGGGGTGGTGCCCCGGGTTCTCGCCCTGGTCGCGATCGGCACGCTCCTCGCGGCGCCCGTCCAGAACGGCATCAGCCGCCAGCTGGAGACCCGGGCAGATCAGACGGCGCTGGAGGTGACGAAAGCCCCCCAGGCGTTCGTCGACCTGCAGCGCCGTCTGGCCCTGCGTTCCCACGCCGACCCCACACCTCCGGAGTGGTCGCAGTGGTGGTTCGGCTCGCACCCCACGGTCCTGCAGCGGATCGGGTTGGCGAACCAGTTCGAGGCTAAGGGCTGA
- a CDS encoding Flp family type IVb pilin: MTGAGAPEERGASAVEYGLLIALIAAVIFGAVILFGGSVAGLFDQTNSSLDSAISP; this comes from the coding sequence GTGACCGGAGCAGGAGCACCGGAGGAGCGCGGCGCGTCCGCGGTCGAGTACGGCCTGTTGATCGCACTGATCGCCGCCGTGATCTTCGGCGCCGTGATCCTCTTCGGCGGCAGCGTTGCGGGACTGTTCGACCAGACCAACAGCAGCCTCGACAGCGCGATCAGCCCTTAG
- a CDS encoding Flp family type IVb pilin, with product MIQYLQILLHGRLAKMEERGATAVEYGLLVALIAAVIIGAVVILGGKLKGAFTDVNNSLTGAGH from the coding sequence ATGATCCAGTACCTCCAGATCCTGCTCCACGGCCGCCTCGCCAAGATGGAGGAGCGTGGCGCGACCGCCGTCGAGTACGGCCTGCTCGTCGCCCTCATCGCCGCCGTCATCATCGGCGCCGTCGTCATCCTCGGTGGCAAGCTCAAGGGCGCCTTCACCGACGTCAACAACAGCCTGACCGGCGCCGGTCACTGA
- a CDS encoding response regulator, with protein MSDTISVLLIDDHELIRDGLGAVLDLEPDLRVVATAGSVQEGIHRAREVRPDVVITDLQMQDGTGLDVVRTLRKESDEIGLIVLTMHSGDEQIFAAMQAGASGFVGKDAPSTEVIKAARHAAVSPKAFVCAGLVGAMMRRQSAESTALTEREHDVLLLLAEGLNAAAIGQKLYLSESTTKSHIARIYQKLGAANRAQALVTAMRIGLLSTVQPSAR; from the coding sequence ATGAGCGACACCATCTCGGTCCTCCTGATCGACGACCACGAGCTGATCCGCGACGGGCTCGGCGCGGTGCTCGACCTGGAGCCCGACCTGCGCGTCGTCGCGACGGCCGGCTCGGTCCAAGAAGGGATCCACCGCGCCCGCGAGGTGCGCCCCGACGTGGTCATCACCGACCTGCAGATGCAGGACGGCACCGGCCTCGACGTCGTCCGCACGCTGCGCAAGGAGAGCGACGAGATCGGTCTCATCGTGCTCACCATGCACTCCGGCGACGAGCAGATCTTCGCCGCGATGCAGGCCGGCGCGTCCGGCTTCGTCGGCAAGGACGCCCCTTCCACCGAGGTGATCAAGGCCGCGCGCCATGCGGCGGTCTCCCCCAAGGCGTTCGTCTGCGCCGGGCTGGTGGGCGCGATGATGCGCCGCCAGTCCGCCGAGTCGACCGCTCTCACCGAGCGCGAGCACGACGTCCTGCTGCTGCTCGCCGAGGGCCTCAACGCCGCCGCGATCGGCCAGAAGCTCTACCTGTCCGAGTCGACGACGAAGTCCCACATCGCCCGGATCTACCAGAAGCTGGGCGCCGCCAACCGGGCCCAGGCGCTGGTCACCGCGATGCGGATCGGGCTGCTCTCCACGGTGCAGCCCTCGGCCCGCTGA